In Burkholderia gladioli, a genomic segment contains:
- the secA gene encoding preprotein translocase subunit SecA, producing MTTGFLQKIFGSRNQRLVKQYQKTVTAINALESQFEQLTDDQLRGKTGEFRQRVAAGESLDKLLPEAFAVCREASRRVLKMRHFDVQLIGGMVLHYGKIAEMRTGEGKTLVATLPVYLNALSGRGVHVVTVNDYLAQRDAEWMARLYNFLGLSVGINLSGMEHEQKQEAYASDITYGTNNEFGFDYLRDNMVYETEARVQRALNFAVVDEVDSILIDEARTPLIISGQAEDHTELYVRMNALPPLLERQIGEEKADGTGVEKPGDYTLDEKARQVFLTELGHEKAERLLSEWGLIGEGESLYAPQNITLMHHVYAALRAHTLFHLDQHYVVQNGEVVIVDEFTGRLMAGRRWSDGLHQAVEAKEHAKIQSENQTLASITFQNYFRMYAKLAGMTGTADTEAYEFNEIYGLETVVIPTNRPPKRIDKQDQIYKSAKERYDAVIRDIRDCYERGQPVLVGTTSIENSELLSHLLKQAGLPHEVLNAKQHAREAAIVAEAGRPKRITIATNMAGRGTDIVLGGNAEKQAAFLEADEAIPAEEKAARIKQLHDEWETLHEQVKAAGGLHIIGTERHESRRIDNQLRGRAGRQGDPGSSRFYLSLDDPLLRIFAGDRVRAIMDRLKMPEGEAIEAGIVTRSIESAQRKVEARNFDIRKQLLEYDDVSNDQRKVIYQQRNELLEAHDIAETIGAMRHGVITEVVHQFVPQGSIEEQWDLPELEEALRNDWGLDLAIQEMVNESQSISVDEILEAVVTAADEHYEAKVAMVGREAFSSFERSIMLQTLDRLWREHLAALDHLRQGIHLRGYAQKNPKQEYKREAFELFAAMLEATKQEVTRIVMNVQIQSPEQLEEAAEQIEEAGGNLDNVEFRHADFSDAGAAAAGVAVAAAAATDATAELVGDAMAGNAVGEVPRVGRNDPCPCGSGKKYKQCHGKLS from the coding sequence ATGACAACCGGTTTTCTCCAGAAGATTTTTGGCAGCCGCAACCAGCGGCTAGTCAAGCAATACCAAAAGACCGTCACGGCGATCAATGCGCTCGAATCGCAATTCGAGCAGCTGACGGATGACCAGTTGCGCGGCAAGACGGGTGAATTCCGGCAGCGTGTCGCGGCCGGCGAGTCGCTCGACAAGCTGCTGCCGGAGGCGTTCGCGGTGTGCCGCGAAGCCAGCCGGCGAGTGCTGAAGATGCGCCACTTCGACGTGCAGCTGATCGGCGGCATGGTGCTGCATTACGGCAAGATCGCCGAAATGCGCACCGGCGAGGGCAAGACCCTGGTGGCGACGCTGCCGGTCTACCTGAACGCGCTGTCGGGCCGCGGCGTGCACGTGGTGACCGTCAACGACTACCTGGCGCAGCGCGATGCCGAGTGGATGGCGCGCCTCTACAACTTCCTCGGGCTGTCGGTCGGCATCAACCTGTCCGGCATGGAGCACGAGCAGAAGCAGGAAGCCTACGCGTCCGACATCACCTACGGCACCAACAACGAATTCGGCTTCGACTACCTGCGCGACAACATGGTCTACGAGACCGAGGCGCGCGTGCAGCGGGCGCTGAACTTCGCGGTGGTCGACGAAGTGGACTCGATCCTGATCGACGAGGCCCGCACGCCGCTGATCATCTCGGGCCAGGCCGAGGACCACACCGAGCTCTACGTGCGCATGAACGCGCTGCCGCCGCTGCTCGAGCGCCAGATCGGCGAGGAAAAGGCCGACGGCACCGGCGTCGAGAAGCCGGGCGACTACACGCTCGACGAGAAGGCGCGCCAGGTGTTCCTGACCGAGTTGGGTCACGAGAAGGCCGAGCGCCTGCTGTCCGAGTGGGGCCTGATCGGCGAGGGCGAGAGCCTGTACGCGCCGCAGAACATCACGCTGATGCACCACGTGTACGCGGCGCTGCGCGCCCACACGCTGTTCCATCTCGACCAGCACTACGTGGTGCAGAACGGCGAGGTGGTGATCGTCGACGAGTTCACCGGCCGCCTGATGGCGGGTCGCCGCTGGTCCGACGGCCTGCACCAGGCGGTCGAGGCCAAGGAGCACGCGAAGATCCAGAGCGAGAACCAGACGCTCGCCTCGATCACCTTCCAGAACTACTTCCGCATGTACGCGAAGCTGGCCGGCATGACCGGCACGGCCGATACCGAAGCGTACGAATTCAACGAGATCTACGGCCTCGAGACGGTGGTGATCCCCACCAACCGTCCGCCCAAGCGGATCGACAAGCAGGACCAGATCTACAAGAGCGCGAAGGAGCGCTACGACGCGGTGATCCGCGACATCCGCGACTGCTACGAGCGTGGCCAGCCGGTGCTGGTCGGCACCACCTCGATCGAGAACTCCGAGCTGCTCTCGCACCTGCTCAAGCAGGCCGGGCTGCCGCACGAGGTGCTCAACGCCAAGCAGCACGCGCGCGAGGCGGCGATCGTCGCCGAGGCCGGCCGGCCAAAGCGGATCACGATCGCCACCAACATGGCCGGTCGCGGTACCGACATCGTGCTGGGCGGCAACGCCGAGAAGCAGGCCGCCTTCCTCGAGGCCGACGAGGCGATCCCGGCCGAGGAGAAGGCCGCGCGCATCAAGCAGCTGCACGACGAGTGGGAGACGCTGCACGAGCAGGTCAAGGCCGCTGGCGGCCTGCACATCATCGGCACCGAGCGTCACGAATCGCGCCGGATCGACAACCAGCTGCGCGGTCGTGCCGGCCGCCAGGGCGACCCGGGTTCCTCGCGCTTCTACCTGTCGCTCGACGATCCGCTGCTGCGCATTTTCGCGGGCGACCGCGTGCGCGCCATCATGGACCGCCTGAAGATGCCCGAGGGCGAGGCGATCGAGGCCGGCATCGTGACGCGCTCGATCGAATCGGCGCAACGCAAGGTCGAGGCGCGCAACTTCGACATCCGCAAGCAACTGCTCGAATACGACGACGTCTCCAACGACCAGCGCAAGGTCATCTACCAGCAGCGCAATGAACTGCTCGAGGCGCACGACATTGCCGAGACGATCGGCGCGATGCGCCACGGCGTGATCACCGAGGTGGTCCACCAGTTCGTGCCGCAGGGCAGCATCGAGGAGCAATGGGACCTGCCCGAGCTCGAGGAAGCGCTGCGCAACGACTGGGGGCTCGACCTGGCGATCCAGGAGATGGTCAACGAGTCGCAGTCGATCAGCGTCGACGAGATCCTGGAGGCTGTCGTGACGGCCGCCGACGAGCATTACGAGGCCAAGGTCGCAATGGTCGGCCGCGAGGCCTTCAGCTCCTTCGAGCGCTCGATCATGCTGCAGACGCTCGACCGCCTCTGGCGCGAGCACCTGGCCGCGCTCGACCACCTGCGCCAGGGCATCCACCTGCGCGGTTACGCGCAGAAGAACCCGAAGCAGGAATACAAGCGCGAAGCCTTCGAGCTGTTCGCCGCGATGCTCGAGGCGACCAAGCAGGAAGTCACGCGTATCGTCATGAACGTGCAGATCCAGTCGCCCGAGCAGCTCGAGGAAGCCGCCGAGCAGATCGAGGAAGCGGGCGGCAATCTCGACAACGTCGAGTTCCGCCACGCCGATTTCTCCGATGCGGGCGCGGCCGCGGCCGGCGTCGCGGTGGCCGCGGCGGCCGCCACCGATGCCACGGCCGAGCTGGTCGGCGATGCGATGGCGGGCAATGCCGTGGGCGAGGTGCCGCGGGTCGGCCGTAACGATCCCTGCCCCTGCGGCAGCGGCAAGAAGTACAAGCAGTGCCACGGCAAGCTGAGTTGA
- the argJ gene encoding bifunctional glutamate N-acetyltransferase/amino-acid acetyltransferase ArgJ, whose product MAVNFPSIDPAQLHPVAGVTLGWAEANIRKPNRKDVLVISVEEGATVAGVFTENRFCAAPVIVCREHLAAVRAGGPAIRALVVNTGNANAGTGEPGLAATRATCDELARLAGLQPSQVLPFSTGVILEPLPVDRLKAGLPAALANRAAANWFDAAQAIMTTDTLPKAASRQVTIDGHTVTLTGISKGAGMIKPNMATMLGYLAFDAKVAQPVLDQLVKEVANRSFNCITIDGDTSTNDSFILIASGKSSLPAIDSVDSPAYAALREAVTEVAQTLSQLIVRDGEGATKFMTVQVEGGRDVAECRKIAYAIGHSPLVKTAFYASDPNLGRILAAIGYAGVSDLDVGKIDLYLDDVLVAKAGGRNPAYQEADGQRVMKQSEITIRVLLGRGEASATVWTCDLSHDYVSINADYRS is encoded by the coding sequence ATGGCTGTCAATTTCCCTTCGATCGATCCCGCGCAACTGCATCCCGTCGCCGGCGTCACGCTAGGCTGGGCCGAGGCCAACATCCGCAAGCCGAACCGCAAGGACGTGCTCGTCATCTCGGTCGAGGAGGGCGCGACGGTGGCCGGCGTGTTCACCGAGAACCGCTTCTGCGCGGCGCCCGTGATCGTCTGCCGCGAACACCTGGCCGCGGTGCGTGCCGGCGGCCCGGCGATTCGCGCGCTGGTGGTCAATACCGGTAACGCGAACGCCGGCACCGGCGAGCCGGGCCTGGCGGCGACCCGCGCGACCTGCGACGAGCTCGCGCGCCTGGCCGGCCTGCAGCCCTCGCAGGTGTTGCCGTTCTCCACCGGCGTGATTCTCGAGCCGCTGCCCGTCGATCGCCTGAAGGCCGGCCTGCCGGCCGCGCTGGCGAACCGGGCGGCCGCCAACTGGTTCGACGCCGCGCAGGCGATCATGACCACCGACACGCTGCCCAAGGCCGCCTCGCGCCAGGTCACGATCGACGGGCACACGGTCACGCTGACCGGCATCAGCAAGGGCGCCGGCATGATCAAGCCGAACATGGCCACCATGCTCGGCTACCTGGCCTTCGACGCCAAGGTCGCGCAGCCGGTGCTCGACCAACTGGTGAAGGAGGTCGCGAACCGCTCCTTCAACTGCATCACGATCGACGGCGATACCTCGACCAACGATTCCTTCATCCTGATCGCCTCGGGCAAGTCGAGCCTGCCGGCGATCGATTCGGTCGACTCGCCCGCCTACGCCGCGCTGCGCGAGGCCGTCACCGAGGTGGCGCAGACGCTGTCGCAACTGATCGTGCGCGACGGCGAGGGCGCCACCAAGTTCATGACGGTGCAGGTCGAGGGCGGCCGCGACGTGGCGGAATGCCGGAAGATCGCCTACGCGATCGGCCATTCGCCGCTGGTGAAGACGGCGTTCTACGCATCGGACCCCAACCTCGGCCGGATCCTGGCCGCGATTGGCTACGCCGGGGTGAGCGACCTGGATGTCGGCAAGATCGATCTCTACCTCGACGACGTGCTGGTGGCCAAGGCCGGCGGCCGCAACCCGGCCTACCAGGAAGCCGACGGCCAGCGCGTCATGAAGCAGAGCGAGATCACGATCCGCGTGCTGCTGGGCCGTGGCGAGGCCAGCGCGACGGTGTGGACCTGCGACCTGTCGCACGACTACGTCAGCATCAACGCCGACTACCGCTCCTGA
- a CDS encoding ATP-binding protein, translated as MDKLEQFLDRAEALLGRFEALLPPAPADVDWNAATAFRWRKRQGRGYLQAVPAISQIALDDLHNIDRQKGLIEQNTRQFVTRRPANNVLLTGARGTGKSSLIKACLNAFAADGLRLIEVDKDDLHDLGDIVDLISARPERFIVFCDDLSFEDGESGYKALKVALDGSISAQSDNVLIYATSNRRHLLPEYMSDNESYKHLPDGEIHPGEVVEEKISLSERFGLWVSFYPFKQDDYLAIVGHWLRHFGCDEAQVEAARGDALVWALERGSRSGRVAWQFARDRSGRQESI; from the coding sequence ATGGACAAGCTCGAACAGTTTCTCGACCGCGCCGAAGCCCTGCTGGGCCGTTTCGAAGCCCTGCTGCCGCCGGCGCCCGCCGACGTCGACTGGAATGCCGCGACGGCATTTCGCTGGCGCAAGCGCCAAGGGCGCGGTTACCTGCAGGCCGTGCCGGCCATCTCGCAGATCGCGCTCGACGACCTGCACAACATCGATCGCCAGAAGGGGCTGATCGAACAGAACACGCGCCAGTTCGTGACGCGGCGCCCCGCCAACAACGTGCTGCTGACGGGCGCGCGCGGCACCGGCAAGTCCTCGCTGATCAAGGCCTGCCTCAATGCCTTCGCGGCCGACGGTCTGCGGCTGATCGAGGTCGACAAGGACGACCTGCATGATCTCGGCGATATCGTCGATCTGATCTCGGCGCGGCCGGAGCGCTTCATCGTGTTCTGCGACGATCTCTCCTTCGAGGACGGCGAATCCGGCTACAAGGCGCTGAAGGTGGCGCTGGACGGCTCGATCTCGGCGCAGTCCGACAACGTGCTGATCTACGCGACCTCGAACCGCCGGCACCTGCTGCCGGAGTACATGAGCGACAACGAGAGCTACAAGCACCTGCCCGACGGCGAGATCCATCCCGGCGAAGTGGTGGAGGAGAAGATCTCGCTGTCCGAGCGTTTCGGGCTGTGGGTCAGCTTCTACCCGTTCAAGCAGGACGACTACCTCGCGATCGTCGGGCACTGGCTGCGCCATTTCGGCTGCGACGAGGCGCAAGTCGAGGCCGCGCGCGGCGACGCGCTGGTCTGGGCGCTCGAACGCGGCTCGCGTTCGGGCCGGGTGGCCTGGCAGTTCGCGCGCGACCGCTCCGGTCGTCAGGAGAGCATATGA
- a CDS encoding NUDIX domain-containing protein, which produces MTVNAESTAGGTAPRKVTEVAVGVLVQPDGRYLLAQRPAGKPYEGYWEFPGGKLEPGESVEAALSRELHEELGIHVTACHRWHTLEHDYPHAYVRLFFCKVTGWDGEPHSREGQAFVWQQLPVEVDPLLPAALPVLELLAREAEAG; this is translated from the coding sequence ATGACGGTGAACGCCGAAAGCACGGCCGGCGGCACGGCGCCGCGCAAGGTCACCGAGGTGGCGGTCGGCGTGCTGGTGCAGCCCGACGGCCGCTACCTGCTCGCGCAGCGCCCGGCCGGCAAGCCCTATGAAGGTTACTGGGAGTTCCCCGGCGGCAAGCTAGAGCCGGGCGAGAGCGTGGAAGCGGCGCTTTCGCGCGAGTTGCACGAGGAACTGGGGATTCACGTCACGGCCTGCCATCGCTGGCACACGCTGGAGCATGATTATCCGCACGCCTATGTGCGGCTGTTCTTCTGCAAGGTGACGGGCTGGGACGGCGAGCCGCATAGCCGTGAAGGGCAGGCCTTCGTCTGGCAGCAATTGCCCGTGGAGGTCGATCCGCTGTTGCCGGCGGCCCTGCCGGTGCTCGAACTGCTGGCACGCGAGGCCGAGGCGGGCTGA
- a CDS encoding DNA gyrase inhibitor YacG: MTLAVKCPACGKQVRWVPENTFRPFCSARCKQMDLGAWAAERYRIGGTDEEPSSDAEPEGGSGRHD; the protein is encoded by the coding sequence GTGACTCTTGCCGTCAAATGCCCGGCCTGCGGAAAACAGGTCCGCTGGGTTCCGGAAAATACCTTCCGCCCGTTCTGCTCGGCCCGCTGCAAGCAGATGGATCTCGGCGCCTGGGCTGCCGAACGCTATCGGATCGGTGGCACCGACGAGGAGCCGTCGTCGGACGCGGAGCCGGAAGGCGGCTCCGGCCGTCACGACTGA
- the zapD gene encoding cell division protein ZapD: protein MILYEYPFNERIRTLLRLEDLFERLAFFLSQEDPREHHVALTTLFEIAEVAGRADLKSDLMKELERQRQTLAPFRGNPGIEQNALEAVLGEIEQTLANLGQMQGKTGQHLLDNEWLGSIRSRAVIPGGTCKFDLPSYYAWQQWPAEQRRQDITKWAMPLLPLRDAATIVLRLARESGQASKVMAMQGSYQQMLSGRTYQLMQVRVPPELHVIPEASANKYMLWVRFTVQDGDVRPRAVDIDVPFQLTLCNL from the coding sequence TTGATCCTTTACGAGTATCCGTTCAACGAACGCATCCGCACCTTGCTGCGCCTCGAAGACCTGTTCGAGCGCCTGGCGTTCTTCCTGTCGCAGGAAGATCCGAGGGAGCATCACGTGGCGCTGACGACGCTGTTCGAAATCGCGGAAGTCGCGGGCCGAGCGGATCTCAAGTCGGACCTGATGAAGGAACTGGAACGCCAGCGGCAGACGCTCGCGCCGTTTCGCGGCAACCCCGGCATCGAGCAGAACGCGCTCGAGGCGGTGCTCGGCGAAATCGAGCAGACCCTCGCCAATCTCGGCCAGATGCAGGGCAAGACCGGCCAGCACCTGCTCGACAACGAATGGCTGGGCAGCATTCGCAGCCGCGCCGTGATCCCGGGCGGCACCTGCAAGTTCGACCTGCCCTCGTATTACGCCTGGCAGCAATGGCCCGCCGAGCAGCGGCGCCAGGACATCACCAAGTGGGCGATGCCTCTGCTGCCGCTGCGCGACGCGGCCACCATCGTGCTGCGCCTGGCGCGCGAATCGGGCCAGGCCTCGAAGGTGATGGCGATGCAGGGCAGCTACCAGCAGATGCTGTCGGGACGCACCTACCAGTTGATGCAGGTGCGCGTGCCGCCGGAACTCCATGTGATCCCCGAAGCCAGCGCCAACAAGTACATGCTGTGGGTGCGCTTCACCGTCCAGGACGGCGATGTGCGGCCGCGCGCGGTCGACATCGACGTGCCGTTCCAGTTGACGCTCTGTAATCTCTGA
- the coaE gene encoding dephospho-CoA kinase (Dephospho-CoA kinase (CoaE) performs the final step in coenzyme A biosynthesis.): protein MFSVGLTGGIGSGKTTVANRFGARGATLVDTDAIAHRVTAPGGAAMPAIAAAFGPAFVAADGSLDRARMRALVFGDDAARKRLEAITHPLIRAETEQQAARANGPYVIFVVPLLVESGSWRNRVDRVLVVDCEVETQIARVMQRNGFAREQVEAIVARQATREARLAAADDVIVNEAAPDAALDTRIDALHAHYLALAASKS from the coding sequence ATGTTCTCGGTGGGATTGACGGGCGGTATCGGCAGCGGCAAGACCACGGTCGCGAACCGTTTCGGCGCGCGCGGCGCGACCCTGGTCGATACCGACGCGATCGCGCACCGGGTCACCGCGCCCGGCGGCGCCGCGATGCCGGCGATCGCCGCCGCGTTCGGCCCGGCCTTCGTGGCCGCCGACGGGTCGCTCGACCGGGCCCGGATGCGCGCGCTGGTGTTCGGTGACGACGCCGCGCGCAAGCGGCTGGAGGCCATCACGCATCCGCTGATCCGCGCCGAGACCGAGCAGCAGGCCGCGCGAGCGAATGGCCCTTATGTGATCTTCGTGGTACCGCTGCTGGTCGAGTCGGGCAGTTGGCGCAACCGCGTCGATCGCGTGCTGGTGGTCGATTGCGAGGTCGAGACGCAGATCGCGCGCGTCATGCAGAGGAACGGCTTCGCGCGCGAGCAGGTCGAGGCGATCGTGGCACGCCAGGCCACGCGCGAGGCCCGCCTGGCGGCGGCCGACGACGTGATCGTCAACGAGGCCGCGCCAGATGCGGCGCTCGATACCCGCATCGACGCGCTGCACGCGCATTACCTCGCGCTGGCCGCATCGAAGTCCTGA
- a CDS encoding prepilin peptidase, whose amino-acid sequence MISSFALADPSLAFAALPAAVRYVFATVLGLVIGSFLNVVAHRVPIMMQRAWQAELAEATGGDPAPDDGLPPRYDLWAPHSACPHCGHVLRAWENVPVLSYLALRGRCARCRAPISPRYPLVELVSGLLAVASLAVFGPVPAALAAFGLCAMLLAMSLIDVKTGYLPDSMTLPLLWAGLLVNLWGNFVDLREAVIGAIAGYLFLWCVFWLFKLLRGIEGIGYGDLKLLAALGAWLGWIALPQVLLIAALSGAAVGLLAMWRGRMRYEEPLPFGPFLALGGILTLLHGTPFYLTIGG is encoded by the coding sequence ATGATCTCGTCTTTCGCCCTTGCCGATCCGTCGCTCGCGTTCGCCGCGCTGCCGGCCGCCGTCCGCTACGTGTTCGCGACCGTGCTCGGGCTGGTGATCGGCAGCTTCCTGAACGTGGTCGCGCATCGCGTGCCGATCATGATGCAGCGCGCCTGGCAGGCCGAACTCGCCGAGGCCACCGGCGGCGACCCGGCGCCCGACGACGGGCTGCCGCCGCGCTACGATCTGTGGGCGCCGCACAGCGCCTGTCCTCACTGCGGCCACGTGCTGCGCGCCTGGGAAAACGTGCCGGTGCTGAGCTATCTGGCGCTGCGCGGGCGCTGCGCCCGGTGCCGCGCGCCGATCAGCCCGCGCTACCCGCTGGTCGAGCTGGTTTCCGGCCTGCTGGCGGTCGCCTCGCTGGCCGTGTTCGGTCCCGTTCCGGCCGCGCTGGCCGCCTTCGGCCTCTGCGCGATGCTGCTGGCGATGAGCCTGATCGACGTCAAGACCGGCTACCTGCCCGATTCGATGACCCTGCCGCTGTTGTGGGCCGGGCTGCTCGTCAATCTGTGGGGCAATTTCGTCGACCTGCGCGAAGCCGTGATCGGCGCGATCGCCGGCTACCTGTTCCTCTGGTGCGTGTTCTGGCTGTTCAAGCTGCTGCGCGGCATCGAGGGCATCGGTTATGGCGACCTCAAGCTGCTCGCCGCGCTCGGCGCCTGGCTCGGCTGGATCGCCCTGCCCCAGGTGCTGCTGATCGCGGCCCTCAGCGGCGCGGCGGTCGGCCTGCTGGCGATGTGGCGCGGCCGCATGCGCTACGAGGAGCCGCTGCCGTTCGGGCCGTTCCTCGCGCTCGGCGGCATCCTCACCTTGCTGCACGGCACGCCGTTCTACCTGACGATCGGAGGCTGA
- a CDS encoding type II secretion system F family protein — protein sequence MSMPASGERRFRWAGATRDGTQRRGKLIAVDGAAARRQLRRAGISVLELADQGPARAPAAGSREITRFAQQLSGLLRAGLPLAPALDLLAEAGGRRDLGRIAAGLARAIGAGRQLSEAMRHYPRQFDPMFRQLIAVGEASGQLAPLLARLAEDRERGAAQRARVRGALAYPLAVLGFALLITVALLAWVVPTFAQVFEGFGATLPAPTRFVLALSDGLMVFGPPAALGSFAAGAGVALLLRRSAEARHRAGHLALRLPLAGPLLRTLAAARWSRTLGTLLRAGTPLADAFDSLAQATGNPVFDRATGDIATRLLHGERLAAAMRAVGCFPAEVVQPIAVAEESGTLDAMLADIASLCERQVDERIGALTSLCEPLVVIVLGVLVGALVVAMYLPIVQLGNVV from the coding sequence ATGAGCATGCCCGCCTCGGGGGAACGGCGCTTTCGCTGGGCCGGCGCGACACGCGACGGGACGCAGCGGCGCGGCAAGCTCATCGCCGTCGACGGCGCCGCGGCGCGCCGCCAGCTCAGGCGCGCCGGCATCAGCGTGCTCGAACTGGCCGATCAAGGCCCGGCCCGCGCGCCGGCGGCCGGCAGCCGCGAGATCACGCGCTTCGCGCAACAGCTGAGCGGCCTGCTACGCGCCGGGCTGCCGCTCGCGCCGGCCCTCGACCTGCTCGCCGAGGCGGGCGGCCGACGCGACCTCGGCCGCATCGCCGCCGGGCTGGCGCGCGCAATCGGCGCCGGGCGCCAGTTGTCGGAAGCGATGCGGCATTACCCGCGCCAGTTCGATCCGATGTTCCGGCAGTTGATCGCGGTCGGCGAGGCATCCGGCCAGCTCGCGCCCTTGCTGGCGCGCCTGGCCGAGGATCGCGAGCGCGGCGCCGCGCAACGCGCGCGGGTGCGTGGAGCCCTCGCCTACCCGCTCGCCGTGCTGGGCTTCGCCCTGCTCATCACGGTCGCGCTGCTGGCCTGGGTCGTGCCGACCTTCGCCCAGGTGTTCGAGGGTTTCGGCGCGACCCTGCCGGCCCCGACGCGCTTCGTGCTTGCCCTGTCCGATGGCCTGATGGTCTTCGGACCACCCGCCGCGCTGGGCTCGTTCGCCGCCGGCGCGGGCGTCGCGCTGCTGCTGCGCCGCTCGGCCGAGGCCCGCCACCGGGCCGGGCACCTCGCGCTGCGCCTGCCGCTCGCCGGCCCCTTGCTGCGCACGCTCGCTGCCGCGCGCTGGAGCCGCACGCTCGGCACCCTGCTGCGCGCCGGCACGCCGCTTGCCGACGCCTTCGACTCGCTCGCCCAAGCCACCGGCAATCCCGTGTTCGATCGCGCGACCGGTGACATCGCCACACGCCTGCTGCACGGTGAGCGGCTCGCCGCCGCGATGCGCGCGGTCGGCTGCTTCCCGGCTGAGGTGGTCCAGCCGATCGCGGTCGCCGAGGAATCGGGCACGCTCGACGCGATGCTCGCCGACATCGCCTCGCTCTGCGAGCGGCAGGTCGACGAGCGGATCGGCGCCTTGACGAGCCTCTGCGAGCCGCTGGTGGTGATCGTGCTCGGCGTGCTAGTGGGCGCCCTGGTGGTCGCGATGTACCTGCCGATCGTCCAGCTCGGCAACGTGGTGTAG
- a CDS encoding GspE/PulE family protein, which produces MSTPLPPLAPLPPLAADTASSAAAGDAPVVALVNEILKAATARDASDIHIEPAEQGWRVRLRIDGALHPFAAPPAHLRDGVVTRLKVLSRLDIAERRVPQDGRLRIALAPGLTGDYRVSSLPTLHGEKLVLRRLDTLPANLSLSSLGFDARQAGALEAAVAAPHGLVLVTGPTGSGKTVTLYCCLQGLNLASRNLCTIEDPAELQLDGLNQVNVRDKAGLSFAVALRAFLRQDPDVIMVGEIRDAETADVALKAAQTGHLVLSTLHTNDAPGAIARLLDIGVAPYHIAAALRIVTAQRLVRRLCVTCRRPSRESIPTLLAAGLDPTRLEDGWRPFVAAGCEACHGIGYRGRIGVHQVMAVSDTLRERIVARAGSLALTRQAQADGMRSLREAALARVHDGSTSLDEACAVAEAG; this is translated from the coding sequence ATGTCCACTCCCTTGCCGCCCCTGGCACCGCTTCCCCCCCTCGCCGCCGACACGGCATCCTCGGCTGCAGCCGGCGACGCGCCGGTGGTCGCGCTGGTCAACGAGATCCTCAAGGCCGCCACCGCGCGCGACGCCTCCGACATCCATATCGAACCGGCCGAGCAAGGCTGGCGCGTGCGATTGCGCATCGACGGCGCGCTCCATCCGTTCGCCGCGCCGCCCGCGCACCTGCGCGACGGCGTGGTCACGCGCCTGAAGGTGCTGTCGCGCCTGGACATCGCCGAGCGGCGCGTGCCGCAGGATGGCCGCCTGCGCATCGCCCTCGCGCCGGGCCTGACGGGCGACTACCGCGTCAGCTCGCTGCCCACGCTGCACGGCGAGAAGCTGGTGCTGCGCCGCCTCGACACGCTGCCGGCCAACCTGTCGCTATCCTCGCTCGGCTTCGATGCGCGGCAGGCCGGCGCGCTCGAAGCGGCCGTCGCCGCGCCGCACGGGCTGGTGCTGGTGACAGGGCCGACCGGCAGCGGCAAGACCGTCACGCTCTATTGCTGTTTGCAGGGGCTCAATCTAGCCTCGCGCAATCTCTGCACCATCGAGGATCCGGCCGAGCTGCAACTCGATGGGCTGAACCAGGTCAATGTGCGCGACAAGGCCGGCCTGAGCTTCGCGGTCGCGCTGCGCGCCTTCCTGCGCCAGGATCCGGACGTGATCATGGTCGGCGAGATCCGTGACGCCGAAACCGCCGACGTGGCGCTGAAGGCCGCGCAGACCGGCCACCTGGTGTTGTCGACGCTGCATACCAACGATGCGCCGGGCGCGATCGCGCGCCTGCTCGACATCGGCGTGGCGCCCTATCACATCGCCGCGGCGCTGAGGATCGTCACCGCCCAGCGCCTGGTGCGCCGGCTCTGCGTCACATGCCGCCGGCCTTCGCGCGAGTCGATCCCGACCCTGCTCGCGGCCGGCCTCGATCCGACCCGGCTCGAAGACGGCTGGCGCCCCTTCGTCGCGGCCGGTTGCGAGGCCTGCCATGGCATCGGCTATCGCGGCCGGATCGGCGTGCATCAGGTGATGGCGGTTTCCGACACGCTGCGCGAGCGGATCGTCGCCCGCGCGGGCAGCCTCGCGCTCACGCGCCAGGCGCAGGCCGACGGCATGCGCTCGCTGCGCGAGGCCGCCCTGGCTCGCGTGCACGACGGCAGCACCAGCCTCGACGAGGCCTGCGCGGTCGCCGAGGCCGGATGA